A window of the Haloarcula litorea genome harbors these coding sequences:
- a CDS encoding DUF309 domain-containing protein: MEAHLRAGIAVYNAGRYHAAHDAWEDRWLALDAGDDERFLHGLIQFTAVVHHGTDGNWSGARGLAESAGEYLEALPAEYRGVTLADVRPFLARAAADPEAIDWADPPELTHDGVAVAYDDLDFAATAVAAGVLAEADGHDESVVVDAVDYARAELDERGEGRFVGLLFSFVRDPEGRPVVYDRLRRHVERERGKDSDVAGLFD, encoded by the coding sequence ATGGAGGCCCACCTTCGCGCGGGGATCGCCGTCTACAACGCCGGCCGCTACCACGCCGCCCACGACGCGTGGGAGGACCGCTGGCTGGCCCTCGATGCGGGCGACGACGAGCGGTTCCTCCACGGGCTCATCCAGTTCACCGCCGTCGTCCACCACGGCACCGACGGGAACTGGTCGGGTGCCCGGGGCCTCGCGGAGAGCGCGGGCGAGTACCTCGAAGCCCTCCCGGCCGAGTACCGCGGCGTGACCCTCGCCGACGTGCGCCCGTTCCTCGCCCGCGCGGCCGCCGACCCGGAGGCGATCGACTGGGCGGACCCGCCCGAACTGACCCACGACGGCGTCGCCGTCGCCTACGACGACCTCGACTTCGCGGCGACGGCCGTCGCCGCCGGCGTGCTCGCCGAGGCCGACGGCCACGACGAGTCGGTGGTCGTCGACGCAGTCGACTACGCCCGCGCCGAACTCGACGAGCGGGGCGAGGGGCGGTTCGTCGGCCTCCTGTTCTCGTTCGTCCGCGACCCCGAGGGGCGGCCGGTCGTCTACGACCGGCTGCGGCGTCACGTCGAGCGCGAACGGGGCAAGGACAGCGACGTCGCGGGGCTGTTCGACTGA
- the azf gene encoding NAD-dependent glucose-6-phosphate dehydrogenase Azf, whose protein sequence is MDGPVLLTGAGGAVGEAILEGIGDDYDWKLMFHSPPAEEPAHEYVVGDVADDDDVARAVDGVSAVVHLAGDPRKTAPWKSVLSNNIDGTQKMYEAAVDEGVERFVFASSNHAVGAFETDRRTPEMYREDDEFLLDGSEFPRPGNLYGVSKATGEILGRYYHDEYGITVCNIRIGNLTRNHPPIDYERGQAMWLSYRDCAHIHECALEADYEFEIVYGISDNDRKYYSIERAREALGYDPQDNSAHFDGEQRVVEPDA, encoded by the coding sequence ATGGACGGCCCGGTTCTGCTCACTGGCGCTGGCGGCGCGGTCGGGGAGGCCATCCTCGAGGGCATCGGGGACGACTACGACTGGAAGCTCATGTTCCACAGTCCCCCGGCCGAGGAGCCCGCCCACGAGTACGTCGTCGGCGACGTGGCCGACGACGACGACGTCGCGCGGGCGGTCGACGGCGTCAGCGCCGTCGTCCACCTCGCCGGCGACCCCCGGAAGACCGCGCCCTGGAAGTCGGTCCTCTCGAACAACATCGACGGCACCCAGAAGATGTACGAAGCCGCCGTCGACGAGGGGGTCGAGCGGTTCGTCTTCGCCTCCTCGAACCACGCCGTCGGCGCGTTCGAGACCGACCGCCGCACCCCGGAGATGTACCGCGAGGACGACGAGTTCCTGCTGGACGGCTCCGAGTTCCCCCGCCCGGGGAACCTCTACGGCGTCTCGAAGGCCACCGGCGAGATCCTCGGTCGGTACTACCACGACGAGTACGGCATCACGGTCTGTAACATCCGCATCGGCAACCTCACGCGGAACCACCCGCCCATCGACTACGAGCGCGGGCAGGCGATGTGGCTCTCCTACCGCGACTGCGCCCACATCCACGAGTGCGCGCTCGAGGCGGACTACGAGTTCGAGATCGTCTACGGGATCAGCGACAACGACCGGAAGTACTACTCCATCGAGCGCGCGAGGGAGGCGCTGGGCTACGACCCCCAGGACAACTCCGCGCACTTCGACGGGGAACAGCGGGTCGTCGAACCGGACGCCTGA
- a CDS encoding dihydroneopterin aldolase family protein yields MDPTAPQVACFEAGVKFGSLYHQFAGTPVSPASADSLARAMEEAIENQPYCERVDVSVREDVLAEAIEAGGADYTELTGRFLDVEMTVDYEGVVVETSMAMEDGYPLMRVDAVSPDG; encoded by the coding sequence ATGGACCCGACGGCTCCACAGGTCGCCTGCTTCGAGGCGGGCGTGAAGTTCGGTTCGCTGTACCACCAGTTCGCCGGAACGCCGGTCAGCCCCGCCAGCGCCGACTCGCTGGCCCGGGCGATGGAGGAGGCCATCGAGAACCAGCCGTACTGTGAGCGAGTCGACGTGTCGGTCCGCGAGGACGTCCTGGCCGAGGCTATCGAAGCGGGCGGGGCAGACTACACGGAACTCACCGGCCGCTTCCTCGACGTCGAGATGACCGTCGACTACGAGGGGGTCGTCGTCGAGACCAGTATGGCGATGGAGGACGGGTACCCGCTGATGCGGGTGGACGCGGTCTCGCCGGACGGATAA
- a CDS encoding DUF7544 domain-containing protein yields MTLHAVDDIGDAIDATKSFVLPFELGTWLRLAFVVFFIGGGGGTGGVQNLSNLGDMGGGGGGGGTGGSGGFGATAPLESLPAVTDGLARLTLPGGLLQTGGPGPGLPPGAAEALAGFGLLTLLVVVLVVVALVVVFAVLGALMEFVFVQSLVDREVHVRRYARDHLGNGLRLLGFRIVVGLAMLVVFGGLALALFLAVLGGSATDLGASVILGSFGLFVLLLVVAAVVGGTINGFTNVFVVPLMVDDDDGVVASWQRLLDSLTDHPKQYLAYLALSVVLGIGVGIVGAVLGVVAAIVLLIPFGGLALVFWFALGQGLLAGVLAGISLAAFALVLLVVANLIKAPLLAFLRYYAMLVLGDIDADLDPIPEVRADVRG; encoded by the coding sequence ATGACCCTCCACGCAGTGGACGACATCGGCGACGCCATCGACGCCACGAAGTCGTTCGTGCTCCCGTTCGAGCTCGGGACGTGGCTCCGGCTCGCCTTCGTCGTCTTCTTCATCGGCGGTGGCGGCGGCACCGGCGGCGTCCAGAACCTCAGCAACCTCGGTGATATGGGCGGTGGCGGCGGTGGCGGCGGCACCGGCGGCTCCGGCGGGTTCGGCGCGACCGCGCCGCTGGAGTCGCTGCCGGCCGTGACCGACGGGCTGGCCCGACTGACGCTCCCGGGGGGGCTGCTCCAGACCGGCGGCCCCGGCCCCGGACTCCCGCCGGGCGCAGCCGAGGCGCTGGCCGGCTTCGGCCTCCTGACGCTCCTGGTCGTCGTGCTGGTCGTCGTCGCCCTCGTCGTCGTCTTCGCCGTCCTCGGCGCGCTGATGGAGTTCGTCTTCGTCCAGTCGCTCGTCGACCGCGAGGTCCACGTCCGCCGCTACGCGAGGGACCACCTCGGCAACGGCCTCCGACTGCTGGGTTTCCGGATCGTCGTCGGGCTGGCGATGCTGGTGGTGTTCGGCGGTCTCGCACTGGCCCTGTTCCTGGCCGTGCTCGGGGGGAGCGCGACCGACCTCGGCGCGTCCGTCATCCTCGGGTCGTTCGGGCTGTTCGTCCTCCTGCTCGTCGTGGCGGCGGTGGTCGGCGGCACGATCAACGGCTTCACCAACGTCTTCGTCGTCCCGCTGATGGTCGACGACGACGACGGCGTCGTCGCCAGTTGGCAGCGCCTGCTTGACTCGCTGACCGACCACCCCAAGCAGTACCTCGCCTACCTCGCGCTCTCGGTCGTCCTCGGCATCGGCGTCGGCATCGTCGGTGCGGTGCTGGGCGTCGTCGCCGCGATCGTCCTGCTGATCCCGTTCGGGGGACTGGCGCTGGTCTTCTGGTTCGCGCTGGGACAGGGGCTGCTGGCCGGCGTGCTCGCGGGGATCTCCCTCGCGGCGTTCGCGCTGGTCCTGCTGGTCGTCGCGAACCTCATCAAAGCGCCGCTGCTGGCGTTCCTGCGTTACTACGCGATGCTCGTGCTGGGCGACATCGACGCCGACCTCGACCCCATCCCCGAGGTCAGGGCGGACGTCCGGGGCTGA
- a CDS encoding DUF5790 family protein, whose translation MSQTSLDDDELFGEAANEMRSDVEASLAEARGALPDADAVWDVEADNTLGVLNALKGALDVGDAEDHLRDAKKWYTMGERADAFEDADDLAEEIETVEGLIKDVEDAREQVSDLTATIPQLRSTLEELGEGSDDAETDAEADEAEA comes from the coding sequence ATGAGTCAGACGAGTCTGGACGACGACGAACTGTTCGGCGAGGCCGCCAACGAGATGCGCTCCGACGTGGAGGCGTCGCTGGCCGAGGCCCGCGGGGCGCTGCCCGACGCCGACGCCGTCTGGGACGTCGAGGCCGACAACACGCTCGGTGTCCTGAACGCGCTGAAGGGGGCACTCGACGTGGGCGACGCCGAGGACCACCTGCGGGACGCGAAGAAGTGGTACACGATGGGCGAACGCGCCGACGCCTTCGAGGACGCCGACGACCTGGCCGAGGAGATCGAGACCGTCGAGGGCCTGATCAAGGACGTCGAGGACGCCCGCGAGCAGGTGAGCGACCTGACCGCGACGATCCCACAGCTGCGGAGCACGTTGGAGGAACTCGGCGAGGGCAGCGACGACGCGGAGACGGACGCCGAGGCCGACGAGGCCGAGGCCTGA
- a CDS encoding DUF6789 family protein translates to MNDASPGVDDPVNDDSLVESEEFDSLAGILADGVVGAAGGLVGTAMMSVVFLIAQSVGAFSFGDFAILTEIVGLTGYVPEVLFGLFVFLGGGMFPWPLLFASLKAYLPGDSDAKAGAFFGAAMWTGFVLAFYTGQSGVTLALYAALTLLAHVVYGVGLGMVFTYFATRPDSIV, encoded by the coding sequence ATGAACGATGCGTCACCCGGGGTCGACGACCCCGTCAACGACGACTCGCTGGTCGAGAGCGAGGAGTTCGACAGCCTCGCGGGGATCCTCGCCGACGGCGTCGTGGGCGCGGCGGGCGGCCTCGTCGGGACGGCGATGATGAGCGTCGTCTTCCTGATCGCACAGTCGGTGGGCGCGTTCAGCTTCGGCGACTTCGCCATCCTGACCGAGATCGTGGGACTGACCGGCTACGTGCCGGAGGTGCTGTTCGGCCTGTTCGTCTTCCTCGGCGGCGGGATGTTCCCGTGGCCGCTCCTGTTCGCGTCGCTGAAGGCGTACCTGCCCGGCGACTCCGACGCGAAGGCGGGGGCGTTCTTCGGGGCCGCGATGTGGACGGGGTTCGTCCTCGCGTTCTACACCGGACAGAGCGGCGTCACGCTCGCGCTGTACGCGGCGCTGACGCTGCTCGCCCACGTCGTCTACGGCGTCGGCCTCGGGATGGTGTTCACCTACTTCGCCACCCGGCCCGACTCCATCGTGTAG
- the coxB gene encoding cytochrome c oxidase subunit II, translated as MPSHLVPHAVSLLLQGGPVRSPKQVFNNIFEVFLWLGTAVGIVVILYTLYHAVKYRESASEDDPYADKVERPSMGELPQGGSGGRKVFYSFGISAVIVISLIAWTYSTLLYIEQGPPEDRAESITVEVEGFRFGWEFIYPNNYSDITLRVPEDRVVRLRVTSRDVFHNFGIPEWRVKTDAIPGMYTDAWFVANETGTYQAKCYELCGSGHSQMVADVQVMPAEEFDEWYAGTNGTTEGGNATSANGTASLGAPARAAAPAGGVPA; from the coding sequence ATGCCGAGTCACTTGGTACCACACGCCGTGAGCCTCCTACTCCAGGGGGGGCCGGTCAGGTCACCGAAACAGGTGTTCAACAACATCTTCGAGGTGTTTCTCTGGTTGGGGACGGCCGTGGGGATCGTCGTCATCCTGTACACGCTGTACCACGCGGTGAAGTACCGCGAGTCCGCGAGCGAGGACGACCCCTACGCCGACAAGGTCGAGCGCCCGTCGATGGGGGAGCTACCACAGGGGGGATCGGGCGGCCGGAAGGTGTTCTACTCCTTCGGCATCAGCGCCGTCATCGTGATCTCGCTCATCGCCTGGACGTACAGCACGCTGCTGTACATCGAGCAGGGGCCGCCCGAGGATCGGGCCGAGTCGATCACCGTCGAGGTCGAGGGGTTCCGCTTCGGCTGGGAGTTCATCTACCCGAACAACTACAGCGACATCACCCTCCGGGTGCCCGAGGACCGGGTGGTCAGGTTACGGGTGACATCGCGGGACGTGTTCCACAACTTCGGCATCCCCGAGTGGCGGGTCAAGACCGACGCCATCCCGGGGATGTACACGGACGCGTGGTTCGTCGCCAACGAGACGGGCACCTACCAGGCGAAGTGTTACGAACTCTGTGGCAGCGGCCACTCGCAGATGGTCGCCGACGTGCAGGTTATGCCCGCCGAGGAGTTCGACGAGTGGTACGCGGGGACGAACGGAACGACTGAGGGCGGGAACGCGACGAGTGCGAACGGGACCGCGAGCCTCGGCGCGCCCGCACGGGCTGCCGCGCCCGCGGGAGGTGTCCCGGCGTGA
- a CDS encoding cbb3-type cytochrome c oxidase subunit I, whose product MSEAHDHGLPPKSSISRWFLTTNHKDIGVLYLVTALFFLVFGGMLALLFRLELISPGADLLGSLGYNQAVSTHGLLMVFWFISPFAFGFANYVVPLQIGADDLAFPRLNALSYWLYLFSGVLMGVSFFQGMTFVGGWTMYAPLNTPAYIPGEGLGATSVVLALIMFTAAVTLGSVNFLTTMYRMRAEGMRMRDIPIFSLSINLTVWMMLFAFAALLAALMILGSDHIIGTNYFAYSIDGTTMATDADNPGASLLWAHLFWFFGHPEVYIVFFPALGVMAECFQTFTGRRLVGRKWFILSMVLVALQSFVVWMHHMFLTGINLPIKTIFMATTIGISLPFDLMVFSLIYTMAKGRVRFTTPFLFSLGALILFIIGGITGVFLGAIVLDYQFRGTYWVVAHFHYVMVSGATALFGGLYYWYPKITGKMYDEFLGKLHFAVYFVGFNLLYFPMFVAWETPRRVFEYSQDLQIYHSVATVGGFILGASMLIMFYNLFVSLWRGEDAGDNPWDYATSAEWAVSSPPPLENFPGIPSYAGGSLSFLDDEDVAERRRETSDSDRPAGSGVVADGGTATDGGTGTAPVTARATATPTVPAHETEEEEHASHASLWPFLISLAGFVAFLGLSGVRTGSLVYISLAAAGGLATVGSLFGMARESFHAPEMAIAERWPFAGVEKTKLGLWFFLASDIVLFGAFIGSYAFVRVAYGWTEWHHDLIPAAHVTMPGLINTYLLLTSSFLVVLAMVAAERESRRGTVAALVGTFLLGVGFLINKGIEWNHLFHIHSELFPNGWNLSTNIASSTFYLTTGLHGAHVTVGLIICAYMAVRAWNGAYQGDDKPIEYFGLYWHFVDIVWLFLFPLFYIL is encoded by the coding sequence GTGAGCGAAGCCCACGACCACGGGCTGCCGCCGAAGTCCTCGATCAGCCGGTGGTTCCTCACGACCAACCACAAGGACATCGGCGTCCTCTACCTGGTCACCGCGCTCTTCTTCCTGGTCTTCGGCGGGATGCTGGCGCTGCTGTTCCGCCTCGAACTCATCTCCCCCGGCGCGGACCTGCTGGGGTCGCTGGGGTACAACCAGGCGGTCTCCACCCACGGGCTGTTGATGGTGTTCTGGTTCATCTCGCCCTTCGCCTTCGGGTTCGCCAACTACGTGGTCCCGCTCCAGATCGGGGCCGACGACCTCGCGTTCCCGCGCCTGAACGCGCTGTCGTACTGGCTCTACCTCTTCTCGGGGGTCCTGATGGGCGTCTCCTTCTTCCAGGGGATGACCTTCGTCGGCGGGTGGACGATGTACGCGCCGCTGAACACGCCCGCCTACATCCCCGGCGAGGGGCTCGGCGCGACCTCCGTCGTGCTGGCGCTCATCATGTTCACCGCCGCGGTGACGCTGGGGTCGGTGAACTTCCTGACCACGATGTACCGGATGCGCGCCGAGGGGATGCGGATGCGCGATATCCCCATCTTCTCGCTGTCGATCAACCTCACCGTCTGGATGATGCTCTTTGCCTTCGCCGCCCTGCTGGCGGCGCTGATGATCCTCGGCTCCGACCACATCATCGGGACGAACTACTTCGCCTACTCCATCGACGGCACGACGATGGCCACCGACGCCGACAACCCCGGGGCGTCGCTTTTGTGGGCGCACCTGTTCTGGTTCTTCGGCCACCCCGAGGTGTACATCGTCTTCTTCCCCGCGCTGGGGGTCATGGCCGAGTGCTTCCAGACGTTCACCGGCCGCCGACTCGTCGGCCGGAAGTGGTTCATCCTCTCGATGGTGCTGGTGGCGCTCCAGAGCTTCGTCGTCTGGATGCACCACATGTTCCTGACCGGGATCAACCTCCCCATCAAGACCATCTTCATGGCGACGACCATCGGGATCTCGCTGCCCTTCGACCTGATGGTGTTCTCACTGATCTACACGATGGCGAAGGGACGGGTCCGCTTCACCACGCCGTTCCTGTTCTCGCTGGGCGCGCTCATCCTCTTCATCATCGGCGGCATCACCGGCGTCTTCCTCGGGGCCATCGTGCTGGACTACCAGTTCCGGGGCACCTACTGGGTGGTCGCGCACTTCCACTACGTGATGGTCTCGGGCGCGACCGCGCTCTTCGGCGGGCTCTACTACTGGTATCCGAAAATAACCGGGAAGATGTACGACGAGTTCCTCGGGAAGCTCCACTTCGCGGTGTACTTCGTCGGGTTCAATCTGCTGTACTTCCCGATGTTCGTCGCCTGGGAGACGCCCCGGCGGGTGTTCGAGTACTCCCAGGACCTCCAGATCTACCACTCCGTCGCCACCGTCGGCGGGTTCATCCTCGGCGCGAGTATGCTCATCATGTTCTACAACCTCTTCGTCTCGCTGTGGCGCGGCGAGGACGCCGGCGACAACCCGTGGGACTACGCCACCTCCGCCGAGTGGGCGGTCTCCTCGCCGCCGCCCCTGGAGAACTTCCCGGGCATCCCGAGCTACGCGGGCGGCTCGCTGTCCTTCCTCGACGACGAGGACGTGGCCGAGCGCCGCCGGGAGACGAGCGACTCCGACCGGCCCGCTGGGAGCGGCGTCGTCGCGGACGGCGGCACTGCAACTGACGGCGGGACCGGGACGGCCCCGGTGACCGCCCGGGCGACGGCGACGCCGACGGTCCCGGCCCACGAGACCGAGGAGGAGGAACACGCCAGCCACGCGAGCCTGTGGCCGTTCCTCATCAGTCTCGCGGGCTTCGTCGCCTTCCTCGGGCTCTCGGGCGTGCGCACGGGGAGCCTGGTCTACATCTCGCTGGCCGCCGCCGGCGGCCTGGCGACGGTCGGTTCGCTGTTCGGGATGGCCCGCGAGTCGTTCCACGCGCCGGAGATGGCCATCGCCGAGCGCTGGCCGTTCGCCGGCGTCGAGAAGACGAAACTCGGGCTGTGGTTCTTCCTCGCCAGCGACATCGTCCTCTTCGGGGCCTTCATCGGCTCGTACGCCTTCGTGCGGGTCGCCTACGGCTGGACGGAGTGGCACCACGACCTCATCCCGGCGGCCCACGTGACGATGCCGGGCCTGATCAACACCTACCTGCTGCTCACGTCGAGCTTCCTCGTCGTGCTGGCGATGGTCGCCGCCGAACGCGAGAGCCGCCGGGGCACGGTCGCCGCGCTGGTCGGGACCTTCCTGCTGGGTGTGGGCTTCCTGATCAACAAGGGGATCGAGTGGAACCACCTGTTCCACATCCACAGCGAACTGTTCCCCAACGGGTGGAACCTCTCGACGAACATCGCCTCGTCGACGTTCTACCTCACCACCGGGCTCCACGGAGCCCACGTCACCGTCGGCCTGATAATCTGTGCGTACATGGCCGTCAGGGCCTGGAACGGGGCCTACCAGGGCGACGACAAGCCCATCGAGTACTTCGGGCTGTACTGGCACTTCGTGGACATCGTGTGGCTGTTCCTGTTCCCGCTGTTCTACATCCTCTAA
- a CDS encoding cytochrome C oxidase subunit IV family protein has translation MDWKGYTLIYVVLFVFATAQAVVEFAGLVESAYWAAFGIIMVLSVIKAVGVAAYYQHLRWEPRSVTYLVLGGTLAAVALTMAAAYSIV, from the coding sequence ATGGACTGGAAAGGCTACACCCTGATCTACGTCGTGTTGTTCGTGTTCGCGACCGCACAGGCCGTCGTCGAGTTCGCCGGCCTCGTCGAGAGCGCCTACTGGGCGGCGTTCGGGATCATAATGGTGCTGTCGGTGATCAAGGCCGTCGGCGTCGCCGCCTACTACCAGCACCTCCGCTGGGAGCCCCGTTCGGTCACGTACCTCGTGCTGGGCGGAACGCTGGCGGCCGTGGCGCTGACGATGGCCGCCGCCTACTCCATCGTCTGA
- a CDS encoding APC family permease — translation MSGSQRAPAADLGLLDATMIGMGAMIGAGIFVLTGLAAEIAGPAAILVFVLNGVVTAFTGLSYAELAASIPKSGGGYAFVREVFADLPSFLMGWMLWFAYMIAGALYALGFAPNFLELLHVYGIVPPPEQVGAIALPVVDAAVPAAFGLAFVAVLALVALNAVSTAASGSVETIFTATKVAILLVFVAFGATAPMFSTAEFQPLFPAGAGAAAVLPAMGLTFIAFEGYDLITTVTEEVKNPRENIPKAIFVSLAATVVVYLAVVTVAVGTLGAEGLAAAGEAGIAEAATQFMPTGIPVIRNGGAIIVFGAVFSTLTALNAVVIASSRVAFSMGREGQLLPRFGQLHHRYGTPFVAILASAVVMLGSVALPTQSAGNMSSLFFLLSFVVVNGSVIKLRRERPNMTRPYEMPFYPAPPVIGIVLNLVLTAVLVEYLVRTDPLALALSAGWILLGGVSYVALGRAADTERGPGEPAQTAPAGDDS, via the coding sequence ATGAGCGGCTCGCAGCGCGCGCCGGCGGCGGACCTCGGCCTGCTGGACGCGACGATGATCGGGATGGGCGCGATGATCGGCGCGGGCATCTTCGTGCTGACTGGGCTGGCCGCCGAGATCGCCGGCCCCGCGGCGATCCTCGTGTTCGTACTGAACGGCGTCGTCACGGCGTTCACCGGCCTGTCGTACGCGGAGCTGGCCGCCTCCATCCCCAAGAGCGGGGGTGGCTACGCGTTCGTCCGCGAGGTCTTCGCCGACCTCCCCTCCTTCCTGATGGGGTGGATGCTGTGGTTCGCGTACATGATCGCCGGGGCGCTGTACGCGCTGGGGTTCGCCCCGAACTTCCTCGAACTGCTCCACGTCTACGGGATCGTCCCGCCGCCCGAGCAGGTGGGTGCGATCGCGCTGCCGGTGGTCGACGCCGCCGTCCCGGCGGCGTTCGGGCTCGCCTTCGTCGCCGTGCTGGCGCTGGTCGCGCTCAACGCCGTCTCGACGGCCGCGAGCGGGAGCGTCGAGACGATCTTCACGGCGACGAAGGTAGCCATCCTGCTCGTGTTCGTCGCCTTCGGCGCGACCGCACCGATGTTCTCGACGGCGGAGTTCCAGCCGCTCTTTCCCGCCGGAGCGGGCGCGGCGGCGGTCCTGCCGGCGATGGGGCTGACGTTCATCGCCTTCGAGGGGTACGACCTCATCACCACGGTCACGGAGGAGGTGAAGAACCCCCGCGAGAACATCCCGAAGGCGATCTTCGTCAGCCTCGCGGCCACCGTCGTCGTCTACCTCGCCGTCGTGACCGTCGCCGTCGGGACCCTCGGGGCCGAGGGACTGGCGGCGGCCGGCGAGGCCGGCATCGCCGAGGCCGCGACGCAGTTCATGCCGACCGGTATCCCGGTCATCCGGAACGGGGGCGCGATCATCGTCTTCGGCGCGGTGTTCTCGACGCTGACGGCGCTGAACGCGGTCGTCATCGCCTCCTCCCGGGTCGCGTTCTCGATGGGCCGGGAGGGCCAGTTGCTCCCGCGGTTCGGGCAGCTGCACCACCGCTACGGGACGCCGTTCGTCGCGATCCTCGCAAGCGCCGTCGTGATGCTCGGGTCGGTGGCGCTGCCGACCCAGAGCGCCGGCAATATGTCCAGCCTCTTCTTTCTGCTCTCGTTCGTCGTCGTCAACGGCTCGGTCATCAAGCTCCGACGGGAGCGCCCGAACATGACCCGACCCTACGAGATGCCGTTCTACCCCGCACCCCCCGTCATCGGCATCGTGTTGAACCTCGTCCTGACGGCGGTACTGGTCGAGTACCTCGTCCGGACGGACCCGCTGGCGCTGGCACTCAGCGCCGGGTGGATCCTGCTGGGGGGCGTCTCGTACGTCGCGCTCGGCCGCGCGGCCGACACCGAACGCGGGCCCGGTGAGCCGGCACAGACAGCGCCCGCAGGGGACGACTCATGA
- a CDS encoding potassium channel family protein, whose protein sequence is MTGKLDIVIAGGGRVGFQTARLLEERGHDVTVVEQDSDRCAVLADAYVATVIEGDATNPGILEQAGVETADTVAGLSGEAGLNLAVCLAARELAPDVRTVARVDTAERAAYDRFVDAVVFPELAGARVAANEVLGSDVQSLADTTGRLDIMHLRVAEGAPAAGKSLAAVRLPKGAVVVSDESGDRVAGPETVLTAGERYVVAVEPGVADEVMNLFRG, encoded by the coding sequence ATGACAGGGAAACTCGACATCGTCATCGCGGGCGGCGGTCGCGTCGGCTTCCAGACAGCCCGGCTCCTCGAAGAGCGGGGCCACGACGTCACGGTCGTCGAACAGGACTCCGACCGGTGTGCGGTGCTGGCAGACGCCTACGTCGCGACGGTCATCGAGGGCGACGCCACGAACCCCGGTATCCTCGAACAGGCCGGCGTCGAGACGGCCGACACCGTCGCCGGGCTCTCCGGCGAGGCCGGGCTGAACCTCGCCGTCTGTCTGGCCGCCCGCGAGCTCGCGCCCGACGTGCGAACCGTCGCCCGGGTGGACACCGCCGAACGGGCCGCCTACGACCGGTTCGTCGACGCGGTCGTGTTCCCCGAACTGGCCGGGGCGCGCGTGGCGGCCAACGAGGTGTTGGGCAGTGACGTCCAGAGCCTCGCCGACACGACCGGCCGGCTGGACATCATGCACCTCCGCGTCGCGGAGGGTGCGCCCGCGGCCGGCAAGTCGCTGGCCGCGGTCCGGCTCCCGAAGGGGGCGGTGGTCGTCTCCGACGAGAGCGGCGATCGGGTGGCCGGGCCGGAGACGGTCCTCACGGCCGGCGAGCGCTACGTCGTCGCCGTCGAGCCGGGGGTGGCCGACGAGGTGATGAACCTCTTCCGCGGCTAG
- a CDS encoding NAD(P)H-binding protein, whose amino-acid sequence MRVLVTGATGFVGGHLVPALLERGHEVVAMTRDPDSYDPPTGVEVVQGDVLDEDLTLPAVDAAYYLVHSMQAGEDFREQDRRGARNFLRAADEAGIERIVYLGGLGSEAEELSEHLESRREVEHILGEGEAELTALRAAIVVGAGSASFRIIRQLAARLPVMITPSWVRTECQPIYVDDVIEYLVGVLDAPETAGETYEIGGPDVLTYQEILTTTAERLVGRPPLIVPVPVLSPGLSARWLGLVTDVPVSVAKPLVDGLKNRVVVTDHRIEEIVPVEGTPFEEALELALGAAERERAPPVEA is encoded by the coding sequence ATGCGCGTCCTCGTCACGGGGGCGACCGGGTTCGTCGGGGGCCACCTCGTCCCGGCCCTCCTGGAACGTGGCCACGAGGTGGTCGCGATGACCCGCGACCCCGACAGCTACGACCCGCCGACCGGCGTCGAGGTGGTACAGGGGGACGTCCTCGACGAGGACCTGACGCTGCCGGCCGTCGACGCGGCCTACTACCTCGTCCACTCGATGCAGGCCGGCGAGGACTTCCGGGAGCAGGACCGCCGCGGCGCGCGGAACTTCCTGCGAGCCGCCGACGAGGCGGGCATCGAGCGCATCGTCTACCTCGGCGGCCTGGGCAGCGAGGCGGAAGAGCTCTCGGAACACCTCGAATCACGGCGGGAGGTCGAGCACATTCTCGGGGAGGGCGAGGCCGAGCTGACGGCGCTGCGGGCGGCCATCGTCGTCGGGGCGGGATCGGCGAGCTTCCGGATCATCCGCCAGCTCGCGGCGCGGCTCCCGGTGATGATCACGCCGTCGTGGGTCCGCACCGAGTGCCAGCCGATCTACGTCGACGACGTCATCGAGTACCTCGTCGGCGTGCTAGACGCCCCGGAGACCGCCGGCGAGACCTACGAGATCGGAGGGCCGGACGTGCTGACCTACCAGGAGATCCTGACGACGACCGCCGAGCGACTGGTCGGGCGGCCGCCGCTCATCGTGCCGGTGCCGGTGCTGTCGCCGGGGCTGTCGGCCCGCTGGCTCGGCCTGGTGACGGACGTGCCGGTCAGCGTCGCCAAGCCGCTCGTCGACGGCCTGAAGAACCGCGTGGTCGTCACGGACCACCGCATCGAGGAGATCGTCCCCGTCGAGGGGACGCCCTTCGAGGAGGCGCTGGAGCTGGCGCTGGGTGCGGCCGAGCGCGAGCGCGCGCCGCCGGTCGAGGCCTAG